The genomic stretch CAATCTATGTAATGAGATAAGTAAACTAGTCAATTAACTTATGTAAAGGCAaaactccttccctcccttGGTATGTTTGACATGACACCGTGTGGCCTAGGCCTGTAGCtgctaagcacctagccttgcctAGCTAGCACTCTGCTGAGagtggatctcgagcttgtaaaGGAGGCGAACTCAAGGTTATCTAGGTTTTGCATGCTAGGACACCGTCCACATGAGTTAGTCACACAACCTTGAGAGGGGTAGCAGAAATGTTGGGACCCAGAGGTCGGCGCGTAGCGGGGGAAGCCTCCGAGCGTAAAGGCGAGGGTATGGTCTGTCAATCAGGTCGGACAACCCCCGAGCATTAGTAAGAGCTCGGGTAGGAAAGCAAGAAggtagtaggtacgcaaagaacctctgagattttatttattcaatgtaaAAGGTATAAAGAGTACATAGCTTCAATGTCCTAAGGGTTGAATGTTCCACGGGTTAGGGATGCCTCAGCTGTCCGCCCACTACAACCGGTAAGTGTCGGGCTGGATGACTTTTTTAACGATGAAGGGCCCCTCCCAAGGGGCCGAcaacttgtgcatgtccttgttGGACTGGATCGGCGGAGCACTAGGTCACTGATGTTGAATGAGTGTTCCTAGACGTTCCTGTCATGGTAACGTAGAATCTGCTGCTCGTGCTGCACATGCTGGATGAGGGTCGTCACATGATGCTCTTCCAGACTGTCGATATCGACCTGCTGACTCTTTTCTGCTTCCCCTTCCTCGTAGTATTGAATTCGCGAGGTAGCAAAGGCCACATTTCTTGACAGTACAGCCTCTAAGCTGTAGACGAGGAAGAATGGGGTGTAGCCGGTGTCCTGACTCTTTTGGGTGTGGAGGCCTCTAATGACGTGGGGTAACTCGCAAAGCCatttggtggcgtacttggatgtATCATCAAAGATGCGAGACTTGAGGGATTGAAGGACCAACCTATTCGCACGTTCGACCTAGCCATTGCATCGTGGGTGACctactgaggagtagtatacatcgatgaggttgtccTAGCAAAAATCCCAGAACTCGGATCCTATGAATTGCTTGCCTAGGTCagtgatgatcctattggggACTCTGAACCGGTGTGTGAGATCTTCGACGAATGGAGCGGCTTTGGCCGACTCTatgctggtgacagccttgactTCGATcaacttggtgaatttgtcaactgccacgAAGATATGGGTGTATCTGCCTAGAGCGGTCTTGAAAGGTCCAACCATATCTAGCCCTCAGCATGTGAAGggctaggatggtgggatggtgcgcagggCCTACGCTTGGAGATGCTGCTCCTTGGAGAAAAATTGGCACCCTTTACACCTCTGGATGAGCTCTTTTGTGTCGGCGATAGCAGTTGGCTAGTATAAGCAAGAGCGGAATGCTTTCCCAACTAGATTGCCCAAGGCGGCATGGTTCCCGCACGAACCCGAGTGGATTTCATGGAGGAGTTCAAGGCCTTCGTTGCGAAGGATGCACTTCATCAGAATGCCGGTAGATGCGGCCTTCCTATACAAATCCTTACCGATCACAAGATAGTTGGTGCTACGTCGTGCGAGCTTTTTGTGCTCGGCTTTGTCTTTCAGGGACATGTTGTCGGTGATAAATGCAATGAAGGGTGTGTGCCAGTCTTCCTCCGCCTCAATCATCAGGACATCGACAGGCACTGGGTCGACTTGAGGCTAGGCGTTGCTGTCAGCTTGGTCTGGGTCCAGGATCTTGATGGAGGGTTTTCGCAAGTCCTGGATGAACATGCCAACTGGGACTTGGGTGCGTTTAGAGCCGAGCATGGATAGGACGACATCGGCGATGTTGTGTTCCCTGACGACGTGATGGAACTTGAGGCTGTTGAAGTGAGCCTTGAGTTTGCAGACCTCAATGCAGTAGGTGTCCATGGTTTCCTTGGTGCAATCCCAGGACTTGTTGACCGgctcgatgacaaccttggagtcgctGAACGCGAGGATGTGCTTAATGCCGAGCGAGGTGGCAACGCGGAGCTCGTGtatgagggcctcgtactcggcaccattgttggtggccttgtagtggatttgGAGGatgtacttgagctgctcgcctttcgaggatatgaagaggaccccagTGCCGGCTCCTTCAATGTTGAGGGCACCGTCGAAACACATTGTCTAGTGTTCCGACCTCTCCAGGGAGGATGACTCTTGAATCTCGGTCCACTCAGTGACGAAGTCAGTCAGGATTTGGGAGTTGATCGCATGATGTGGGCAGAAGACGATGTCGAATTCCCCGAGTTGCACAGACCCTTTGACAACCCGGCCGTGGACGTCCCTACTGTGCACGATGTCGCCGATCGGGTAGGAGGAAACCACTTGGATCTTGTGCGCTTGGAAGTAGTGATGGAGTTTATGTGAGGTGATCAAGATtgcgtagagcaatttctgGACCTGCGTGTAACGGATCTTGGAGTCGCTTAGGACCTTGCTAACATAATATACCGGCCTTTGCACCATGTGGGTGTGGTCGGGTTCTTTGCGTTCTACAACTAGCACAATTCTCACAACGTGTGTTGTCACGGAGATGTATAGCTGCAACGTTTCTTGGTCGGGCAGAGCCATCATGACGAGAGGGGTGGAGAGGAATATTTTGAGTTCCTCAAGGGCCTTGCAGGCTGCCTTCTTAAGCAGCTTGAAGAAGAGAAATCCCTTTTTGCCAAGCTTGCTGATGAAGCGGCTAAGGGCTGCCATCATGCCTTTAAGCTTCATGATGTCTTTCTTACCAGCTGGCTGCACCATGAATCTGATGGCGTCCACCTTGACAGAGTTGGCTTTGATGCCGCATTGGCTGACaatgaagcccaggagctttcTAGACGGGATGTCGAAGACGCATTTGCCTGGGTTGAGTTTCCAGCTATAGGCCCGAAGGCTGTCGAAGGTTTGGGCAAGGTCGGCCATGAAGTTTTCTTTATCTTTGGTCTTAACGAATATGTCGTTGATGTAGGCCTCTACGTTTTTGCCGAGTCGTTTCatgaggcaaccctggattgccaTCTGGTAGGTGGCGTTAGCGTTTTTTAACCCGAAGGtaatggtgttgtagcagtagatgtcGTAGGGCGTTATGAACGCAGTCCGATCTTGGTCGATGGGGTTGAGggcaatctggtgatagcccgagtagtaATCAAGGAAGCACAGCAGGGGGCAGCCAGGTGTGGAGTTTGCGACTTGGTCGATgcgaggaagagggaagggaTCTTTACGGCAGTGTCTATTGATATCGGTGTAGTTGATACACATTCTCAATTCACCAGTTTTATTCTTTACAAGGACTAGATTTGCTAACTAGTTGGGGTGCTTACATTCACAGATGAAACCGgcagctaagagcttatttatttctaccctaatggcctccttgcgatcttgagcGAAATGGCAAAGCTTTTTCTTGATCGGCCTTGCTGTCTTGCTCAGCTCCAAGGaatgctcagccagctcccgcgGGACACCGGGCATATTGGATGGTTTCCATGCGAATATGTCCAAGTTGTCTcagaggaaactggtgagcgtgTCTTCCTGTTTGGGGGTGAGGCTGGCCCCGAtgagggctgtcttggaggggTCTTCTAGGCCGAGACTGATCTTCTTGACTTGCAGGTCGAGCTTCAGCGCCATGAGCATCGGGTCTGCCGCTGGGATCGTCACCTGACTCTGGTCCACCTTCTTAGACTTGGCAAGCATCATGGCTGCGTTGGCCGAGTATTCCAGGGTCTCGGCGAGCTGCACGGCTTCCGTGTCGCACTTGTAGGATGTTTCAACATCGCCGAAGATGGAGAGGATGCCCTTTGGAGCCGgcatcttgatgatgaggtagGTATGGTTagggattgccatgaacctcGCCAGCATTGGCCTGctaaagatggcatggtaggaggtCTAGAAGTTGGCAACCTCAAAGGTGAGGTGCTCGGTGCGGTAGTTGTTGGGGGTGCCGAATGTGACCGGCAAGACGATTCTCCTGATAGGATAGTATCCTTTGCCGGGTACTATATCGTAGAACGAGTCTTCATAAGGATGGAGCCACTCGAAGTTGAAATGCATGCGCTTCAGCGTCTTGGTGAAGATGATTTTAAGGCCGTTGCTGCCTTGGAGAGGAGGACTCTGTCTATAGTGGGGCACACCACCAGTGGGTAAGACCCAGGGTCCGGGAGGTGCACCCAGTGATCCTCCCTACAGAAGCTTATGGGCATCTCCGACCAGTGCAGATACTGGACTGGTGTGACGGAGATGAAGTGCACTTCCCGCCTTTGCAACTTGTGCTTGCGATTGCTATAGAAAGCTTTGGGGCCAccgatgatgatgttcacctcCCCCTCGGTGCGCTGGAACTCGCCGTTGTCATTGCCGGTGCCCTGGTTGGCGTTGGGGTTGTGCTGGTCAAGGTGCTCTTCTCTGTGTTGGtcgtcgcggcggcgattgTCGCAGCGGTTGTTGTTCCGGCGAGGCTGCCTGTATTCCACCGAGACGTCAAGCTCTTTCTCGAGGATCGTGCAGTCCTAAAGATTGTGGCATacgtccttgtggaaggggtACGGGACGTTCAACGTATCATCAAACTCCTCCTAAAGGAAGGTTGTTTGC from Setaria italica strain Yugu1 chromosome II, Setaria_italica_v2.0, whole genome shotgun sequence encodes the following:
- the LOC105913791 gene encoding uncharacterized protein LOC105913791, with translation MLARFMAIPNHTYLIIKMPAPKGILSIFGDVETSYKCDTEAVQLAETLEYSANAAMMLAKSKKVDQSQVTIPAADPMLMALKLDLQVKKISLGLEDPSKTALIGASLTPKQEDTLTSFL